Within Terriglobales bacterium, the genomic segment GGCGGTATGAGCGATCGTTCACGGACTATCACACCGTTCCGCAGGCGAACGGCAACGGTTCGCTCGCAAAAGGGCACACGATCGATCTCCAGGTACGTGCGGTCAGGAGCGGCTGGCTGCCGTTCTATCCGCAGTTCAACAAGAACTCACTGGATCTAGTGCGCGAGGCGGAAGCAGCCGGTCGGCATACGAACGAAGAAATCGTTGACTACACCGTACAGCAGCTCAAGAACAAGAACTTGAAATTCGCGGTTGAAGATCCAGATGCTCCGGAGAACTGGCCGCGCGTGTGGTTCATCTGGCGCGGTAATGCGTTGATGGCCAGCGCGAAAGGTCACGAATACTTCCTGAAACATTATCTGGGCACGCACTCGAACCTGATTTCGAAAGACATCGCAGGCGACAGCGTTGAGGAAGTCGAGTACACGAGGGAAGCCCCGGAAGGGAAGATGGACCTCATCATCGATCTGAACTTCCGTATGGATACGTCCGCGCTGTACTCGGACATCGTGCTTCCGGCTGCCACTTTCTACGAGAAGGCAGACCTGAACTCAACAGACATGCACAGCTTCATTCATCCACTGTCGCCCGCTGTGCCTCCGTCGTGGGAGTCGAAGAGTGACTGGCAGATCTTTCGAGCCATTGCAAAAAAGGTTTCGGAACTGGCGCCAAAGCATTTTCCGGAGCCGGTGCGCGACATCGTTGCTATGCCGCTAGCGCACGACACGGCAGCCGAAATCGCTCAAGCTGCGATCCGAGATTGGAGCAAAGGGGAGTGCGAGGCGATCCCAGGCAAGACGATGCCGGGGCTGAAAATAGTCGAGCGCGACTACCGCAATTTGTACAACCAGTTTATTTCGTTCGGGCCTCAAGTTCCGGCGAGTGGACTGGGTGCGCATGGCACGCACTACGACGTGAAGGACGAGTACGAGGCTGCGCTAGGTGAGTGTCCATCAGTGGAATGGGAAGGGAAGCGCTTCCCTTCGTTGAAGGAAGATGAGCATGCGTGCAACCTCATCCTGCGATTCGCGACCGTTACGAACGGCGAGCTTTCCTATAGGTCATATAAAAACATCGAAGAAAAGGCAGGGGTGCCACTGGCTCATCTCGCTGAGCGCAATCGTGGCATGCGCGTCAGCTACAAAGACCTGCAGTCACAGCCAAGGCGATTCATCAACAGCCCGATGTGGTCAGGCCTGATCGAGAACGGGCGGGCGTATTCGCCGTTCACCTACAACGTGGAGTGCATGGTGCCATGGCGCACGCTCACCGGCCGCCAACACCTTTACCTCGATCACCAGATGTACATCGACTTCGGCGAGCACCTTCCGACTTACAAACCGAAGCCGTTGCCGGTGAAGTACAACGATATTTGGTACAGCCTGCCGGACAACGCCACGAAGATGCTGAATTACCTGACGCCGCACGGCAAGTGGCACATTCACTCTACCTACGGCGACAACCAGCGCATGACGACACTTTCGCGCGGCGTGGAACCGTTCTGGATGAACGACAAGGACGCGGCGGAGATCAACATCGAGGACAACGATTGGGTCGAGGTGCATAACGATAACGGCGTGGTAGTGACGCGTGCCGCCGTGAGTGCGCGAATCCCCAGGGGGATTTGCATTCAGTACCACTCGCCGGAGCGCACGTATTCGGTCCCGACGTCGCCGTTACGAGGACACAAGCGCGCGGGTGGACACAACAGCCTCACACGTACCCGGTTAAAGCCAAACCTGATGTGCGGCGGCTACGGCCAGTTCACGTTCCACTTTAACTATTGGGGACCGATCGGCTGCAACCGTGATACGCACGTGCTCGTGCGCAAACTTCCGGAATTGAAGTGGTAGGCCGAAGGGGAGATGACGATGAATGTGCGTTCGCAGGTTTCGATGGTGTTCCATCTGGACAAGTGCATCGGGTGCCACACCTGTTCCATCGCTTGCAAAAATATTTGGACGGACCGTCGCGGGACGGAATACATGTGGTGGAACAACGTGGAAACAAAGCCCGGAACAGGCTATCCAACAGCATGGGAAGATCAAGGCAAGTACAAAGGCGGATGGGAAAAGAAAGGCGACGAGATCGGCCTCAAGTCGCAAAACAAAGGCGACGCACTTTTTAAGATCTTTCATAACCCGAACCAGCCCACCATGGACGACTATTACGAGCCGTGGACCTACGATTATCAGCACCTCTTCAACGCTCCGGAAGGTGCGGATCAGCCCACGGCTCGGCCTATCTCGATGGTTACGGGCGAGTACATCAATATCGAGGCTGGACCGAACTGGGATGATGACCTCGGCGGCTCCCCTGTTTACGCCGAGAATGACCCGAACCTGGAGGCGTTGACACCCGAACAGCGCGAACAATTGTTCGCTACCGAGCGACTGGTGTTCTTCTACTTCCCGCGTATATGTAATCACTGTTTGAATCCGGCCTGTGTCGCGGCGTGTCCGTCGGGTGCCTTATATAAGCGCGGGGAAGACGGAATCGTTCTGATAGACCAGAAGCGCTGCCGCGGATGGCGTGCATGCGTAGCGGCTTGTCCCTACAAGAAGACTTACTTCAACTGGGCCACAGGCAAATCGGAGAAGTGCATCCTCTGTTTTCCACGCCTGGAAACCGGCCAGGCTCCTGCGTGTTTCCATTCGTGCGTCGGCCGCATTCGCTATCTGGGCGTCTTGCTTTACGACGCGGACCGCATCGAGGAAGTCGCGAAGCTTCCCGATGATCAACTGATTGAGGGACAGCGCTCGCTCATTCTGGATCCATTCGATCCGGAGGTGATCGCAGCCGCCCGCACCAGCGGAGTCCACGATTCGGTTGTCGAATCGGCGCAAAAGTCGCCGGTGTATCAGTTCGTCAAGGTGTGGAAGATGGCGCTTCCTCCGCACCTGGAATATCGCACGCTTCCGATGTTGTTCTATGTTCCTCCAATGTCGCCGGTGATGGCGAATAAGCAGAACGACGTTATCGACAACAACACGACTGAGTTCTTCCACGACATTGAAAGTTCTCGTGTGCCGATCGCTTACCTGGCCAGGTTGATGGGCTGCAATCAGGAAAGCAAGGTGCGCTATGCATTGCGCAAGCAGAAGGCGGTGCGGTGGTACAGGCGAGCGGTTACTGTCGGCGACATAAGTATGGAAACCGCGCAGCGCATGCTGGCGGAGGCCGACTGCTCGCCTTGCGAAGCAGAAGCAATCTACAAACTAACATCGCTCTGCACATTCGACGACCGTTTCGTAATTCCGCCCATGCACCGTGAAGAAGCGCTGGAAATGATGAAGGACCCCTACGAACACAAGGCCAGCACAGGCTTCGGATTTGTGGGTGCGCCGCAGAGGGGAATGTGATGCAGAAGCGTGCATACGGTTGCTTTGCGGCATTGCTCAGCTATCCACTGACAAAGGAAATGCCTGATTTCGAGAGCATCATCGCAGCACTGCCGGGTGATTGCCATCTGCGCATTGCATCCTTCCGCGAAGTGATGGAGACACTTTCGGTCGAAGCACAGCAGGAACTCTTCACCCAGACGTTCGACCTCAATCCGGTGTGCTCGCTTGAGGTGGGCTGGCATCTGTTCGGGGAAAACTACGAGCGCGGGCTTCTCCTCGTTCGTTTACGTGAAGAATTGCGTGCTGCCGAGATCAGGGAAGAAGGGGAATTGCCCGATCACCTCACTTATACCCTTCGTCTTTTGCCGACGATGGAGGCGGGGCGCGCTGCCGATTTCGCCGGTGCCATCGTTTTACCTGCGCTGGTGAAGATGATCCAGGCTCTCCAGGGAAAGAACAATGTCTACGAGGACCTACTGACGTGCGTCGCCGTGATGCTGCGTAACGACTTTCCGGAGATTTCACTTCCGGAAACGAAGATTGAACTTCCTGTCCTGCCGGAGGAGGTCGCGCTATGACTACCACCGCCCTGCTCGATATGTTTTCGTTTGCTGTTCTGCCGTATGTGGCGATTTTCACGTTTCTGCTAGTCACGATAGAGCGATACCGTAAGGCACCATTTACTTATTCCAGCTTATCGTCGCAGTTTTTGGAAAACGGGCAGCATTTCTGGGGTCTCGTTAGCTTCCACTATGGCATTCTCGCCCTGTTCGTCGGGCATCTGATCGGGTTCCTGCTGCCGAGGCAAGTGCTGTGGTGGAACAATCGTCCTGCCCGCCTTTACGTGCTCGAGATCAGCGCTCTGGTGTTTGGACTAATGACGCTGATCGGGTTGTGCAGTGCTATCCACCGGCGCGTGTTCACGAGCAAAGCGCGTATTGTGACCAGCGTTGCCGATTGGGTGGTTCTGGGCCTACTCGTATTTCAAGCCGCACTGGGAATTTACATCTCGGTGTTTCACCCGTGGGGTTCGTCGTGGTTCGCCGCGTCGGCCTCTCCGTACATCTTCTCCATCTTCAAGTTCAACCCAGATACCACTTACCTTACGACTCTGCCTTGGACGGTCAAACAGCACATCACCAATGCTTGGCTGATTATCGCCCTATTCCCGTTTACGCGCCTAGTCCACGTAATCGTGGCGCCGTTCCCGTACCTGTGGCGCAAGCCGGAGTTAGTCCGGTGGTATGGAATTCGGCGAATCGCACCACTATGGAAACGCAATCTCCAAACCGGCGCAGTGGCAAAGGCGGCTTCGGTAACGAAGGGGTAGGCGATGCTGAATGGGTTACTTAATGCGGCAGGCAGTCGGGTGGCGACGATACTGCTCGTCGTTGGATTGGTGTTTGCGTTGCTTACAGCGGCACCGAATCTTGCGATGGTCCACCTTCCGGGGAATCAGCAAGGCTACGAGCCCGCGCAGCCGATTGCATTCTCGCATCGCCTCCATGCGGGCGAGCTGCAAGTGCAGTGCCTGTATTGTCACTCGGGTGCAGAACGCAGCCGACACGCAGGTATCCCGGCAGCCAGTACCTGCATGAATTGCCACCGCTTTGTTACGGCGACACGAGGCGCGGTTAGGGCCGAAGATGAGCTCGCCCAGCAGGAGAAACGCTCTCCCAGACGCATCGTCTCTCCGGAACTGAAGAAGCTGTACGACGCTCTTGCACTTGACGAAAAGCTCCAGCGCGATTACACCCGCCCGCTCCAACCCATCCGTTGGACGAAGGTCTATAACCTGCCCGACTTTGTGTACTTCGATCATCGACCGCACGTGAACGCCGGCGTGACGTGCCAGTCCTGTCACGGGTCGGTAGAAACTATGGAACGCGTGCGCCAGTCAGGCGATCTGAGTATGGGCTGGTGCGTTAACTGCCACCGCGGTGTGAACGGCGCAGGTCTCGACGGGAAAGGGAACTTCACTACCGCGCCTGCGCCGGCCTTCACGGGTGCAAAGCCGGTCACTCGCCGCGTATACGCTTCAACGGACTGCTCAACCTGTCATTACTGAGGGGTGCTGTGAACGGAAACGATAGATCTCGCTACTGGAAGGGCCCAGATAAATCGACTGTGCCTGGTGATGGCGAATTCGCCGAGGAACTCCCGCGTGGCACGTTCATGCTCAAGCGTCGCGACTTCCTGCATGTCGCCGGGTTTGCGGCAGCCGTGGCTGCAACCACGGGTTGCAGCCGTGCCCCCGTGCAGAACGCGATTCCGATGCTGGTACAGCCGGAGCAACTGGTTCCAGGTACTTCGCTGCACTACGCAACCACGTGCGGCGGCTGTTCAGCAGGTTGTGGCGTGCTTGCCAAGGTGCGCGATGGCAGGCCGATCAAGCTGGAAGGTAACCCACAGCATCCGCTTTCCCGTGGAGGGCTGTGTGCAGTCGGACAAGCATCTTTACTTGGACTCTATGATTCGCAACGACTGAAGTCACCACTTCGCGATGGCAAGGAGGTCGCATGGGAGGCGCTTGATACCGAGGTAACCAGCGCGTTTTCGGATCTGCGGGCGAAGGGCGGATCGCTTCGCTTGCTGACGGGTTCCATTACAAGTCCCACAACGCGATCTGTCGTTGACCAGTTCCTCAATACGTTTCCGAACGCAAAACACGTTCAGTACGATGCGGTCTCGTATTCGGCGATTCTCGATGCGCATGAGAGAACGCACAACATTCGTGCGGTCCCGCACTTCCATTTTGACCGGGCTGCAGTGATTGTGGCAGTCGACGCCGATTTCCTCGGCACGTGGCTTTCCCCCGTCGAATACACGGCCGCCTACCGTGAAGGCCGAAAACTGAATGGCGCAAGGTCTAGCTGTTCGTGGCACGTGCAGTTCGAATCACGTATGTCACTTACCGGCAGCAAAGCCGACGAACGTTACACGATTGGCCCCGCAGAGCGCAGCGAACTACTGCGGCAGATTGCGGATCGCATCGAGTCGCTCGCCAACGGCCGAACAGGTTTGCCAGCACGACAGTTGTCGGTTCCGCCAAGTGCCATCGAGAAAGTAGCCAGGAAGCTATGGGAAACCCGCGGACGTTCGATTGTTGTCAGCGGCTCCAACGATGTCGACGAACAGCTAGTCATCAACCGCCTGAACCACCTGCTTGGGAATTATGGGACTACCGTTGACCTAACCTCTCCCTCCTATCAGGCCGTCGGGAGCGATCAGGCGTTGTCCGCTCTGTTTGACGAATTGCAGCAGGGGAAAGTCGACGCATTACTCGTGGCGGGAGTTAATCCGGTATTCGATCTGCCATTCGCAATCGACGCCATCAAGCATGTGCCGCTGGTTATCAGCTTCGCGCAGCGGATGGATGAAACCTCGCTTCTCGCGAAGTACGTCGCCCCCGGACCTCACTTTCTCGAGACCTGGAGTGATGCTGAACCTGTTGCTGGCATCATTACGTCGAGCCAGCCGATGGTGCAACAATTCGGACAAACGCGAACGTTAGCGAAAACGCTGTCGAAATGGATGGGTACTTCCGCAAGCGATCAAGAAATAATGCGGCAGTATTGGAAGATGGCGTATTTCCCGCGTCAGAAGTACGCGGCGAGTTTCGATGCATTTTGGGATCGGAGCATCCAAGATGGCTTCTTCGAACTCGCACCGGCGCTGCGGAATGTTGCTGCGTTTCACGCAACACCCGTGGGAGTTGAGCAGAAGGCCGCGTCGCGCGAATCAGGTGCTTACTCGCTCGTCCTCTATCCGACGATGGCGATGCGCGGTGGTTCGGAAGCATACAATTCCTGGCTGCATGAATTGCCTGACCCGATCACAAAGGTGACCTGGGACAACTACGCCTGCGTGTCGCCGGCTACCGCCACGAAGATGGGATTAGCCGAGGGCGATGTTGTCAGGATCTCTTCCGGACAACTTTCGCTCGAACTTCCAACGTATATCCAACCGGGGCAGCACAATGACGTAGTCGCGGTGCCACTTGGTTACGGCAGCGTCCTCAGCAAGCGCTTCGCAAATATCGGACCGCACTGGATCGACGCACTCCCCAGCGTTGGAACTGATGGCTGCGTCGGAAAGAACGCGGCTGGATTCGTGGTGTTCGCCGGCACGCGTCGTTTCGAATTGCCTGTTCGGATCCAAAAAACCGGTAGCCGTCAGATTCTCGCTTCCACGCAATTGCATCACGAGCTTTCCGTTCCGGAGACCTTGGCGAAGCTTAATCCCGAGCCACGCCCAATAATCCAGGAAACCACGTTGGCGGCCTACAAGCAAAATCCAAATGCGGGAGTACATGAGCACGAGGAACGCGAGGATCTTTGGCCGGCTGACCATCCATACAAAGGACATCGTTGGGCTATGGTCGTAGATCTCGAGGCATGCAGCGGTTGTTCTGCATGTGTGATCGCCTGCCAGGCCGAGAACAACATTCCCGTGGTCGGTAAGGACGAAATCCGCCGCAACCGCGAGATGCATTGGATGCGTATAGACCGGTACTACTCCAATCGTCCTGACGGCCGCGTGGATGTCGCTTTCCAGCCCGTTATGTGTCAGCAATGCGAGAATGCACCCTGCGAGACGGTGTGCCCCGTACTTGCGACGGTGCATAGTGAGGAAGGGCTTTCGCAGCAGGTTTACAACCGCTGCGTCGGCACGCGTTACTGTGCAAACAACTGTCCCTACAAGGGGCGGCGCTTCAACTGGTTCAACTACTCACGCGACGACAAACTTCAGAACCTGGTGCTCAATCCCGATGTGACTGTTCGGTCACGCGGCGTCATGGAGAAGTGCAGTTTTTGTGTGCAGCGCATTGAAGCTGCCAGGATCGACGCCAAATGCCAGGGTAGGGATATCGCGGATGGCGATATTCAGACTGCATGTCAACAATCGTGCCCCGCAAAGGCAATCTATTTCGGAGATATCAATGATCCGAAAAGCGAGGTAGCTAAGAAGATGCGGGATCCGCGGCGGTATCGCGTGCTTTCGGAACTGAATCTCAGGCCGGCGGTCGGCTATCTCACGATCGTTCGCAATCGTGATGAGAACAAAGGAGGCGAACATCATGGCTGATATCGCCATCTCCCCGGTAGCCGCATCCACTCTCGATTCAGCTCCGCGGCCGTTAATAGAGGGACGTAGGTCACTCTCCCAGGTCACGCGTGATGTCCTTGCACCGATGGAGGGACGCCCGACGGCGCTCTGGTTTGTGGCGTTGGCAGCCTCGGTAACACTGCTCGGCTTGGGCGCAACCGCCGTGACCTACGAAATTGCGACTGGCATCGGTACATGGGGTTTAAACCGAACGGTCGGATGGGCCTTCGACATTACCAACTTCGTTTTCTGGATCGGCATCGGCCATGCGGGCACATTGATCTCGGCCATCCTTTTCCTGCTTCGACAGCGGTGGCGTACATCGGTGAACCGCGCTGCCGAAGCAATGACGATTTTCGCCGTCATGTGCGCCGGAATTTTCCCGATCATTCACACCGGACGCCCTTGGTTCGCTTACTGGATGATGCCGTATCCAAACTTCCGCGGACCCCTGTGGGTAAACTTCCGCTCCCCTCTCGTGTGGGATTTCTTTGCCATTTCCACTTACTTCACAGTTTCCGCAATGTTCTGGTACATCGGGTTGCTCCCGGACTTTGCGACCATTCGCGACAAGTCGGCGTCCTGGTGGCGGCGAAAGATCGCCGGCTTTCTCTCGCTCGGTTGGACGGGTTCATACCGAACATGGCAGAGATACGAGGTTGTGTACCTGATGCTCGCTGGCCTGGGCACACCGCTGGTTATCTCCGTCCACACCATCGTCAGTTGGGATTTCGCTACCGCCGTGATGCCAGGATGGCACGCAACTATCTTTCCGCCGTACTTCGTTGCGGGCGCCATCTTCAGCGGCATGGCCATGGTCTTGACCCTAATGATCATCGCCCGCAAGTTGATGCGTCTGGAAAACTACATCACGCTGCGGCATCTCGGTGCCATGTGCAAGTTGGTAATCGCAACCAGCGGCATTGTTGGGCTGGCATATGCGACGGAATTCTTCACCGCTATGTACAGCGGGAACCAGTACGAGCAGTTCGTATTTGCGAATCGAGCGCTCGGGCCATTCGCCTGGGCGTACTGGGTCATGGTCGCCTGCAACGTGATTATCCCGCAGCTACTGTGGTTTCCTCACATCCGCACGAGGGTGGGCGCGATCTTTGCCATCTCGCTATTCGTGAACGTCGGTATGTGGTTCGAACGATTCGTCATCATCGTTACATCACTGCATCGCGATTTTCTGCCTTCAAACTGGTCAAGCTACGCGCCAACGCGGATCGAAGTGGCCACGTTGCTCGGCAGTTTCGGCCTGTTTTTCACCTGTTTCCTGTTGTTCTGTAGGTTTTTGCCCGTAATCGCGGTTGCGGAAGTGAAGGGTGTACTTAAGCACACCTGGCCGCACTCACAGGTTGGCGACCGGGATGGAAACCCGGTGGAGGTCCAGCATGTCTAGCCGTAGATTGATCGGAGTCTTTGAGAATGAAGAAAAAACCATTCAGGCAATCGAAGCGTCCCGTCAACGCGGTTACAAAGTTGTGGATGTCTTCGGTCCGCATGGCAGTCACGAGATCGAGCGGGCGATGGCGCTCTCTCCTTCTCGTATTCCGTGGGTAGTGTTTGCCATAGGACTGTTGGGCGCTGGGCTCAAAGTTTGGTTTGAGTTCTGGACCACCGCACAGGACTGGCCGCTCAACGTCGGCGGCAAACCTTTCAACTCTTTACCCGCTTTCGTGCCCGTTACTTTCGAAGTGATGGTCCTGTTTGCAGCGGTGTCGGCCGTCATTTCATTCTTTATTGTGTGTCGCCTGTTTCCGGGAAAAAAGACGCAGGTGCCAGTGGAAGGAATTACAGATGACCGATTCGCCCTGGTGCTGGAGCAAACCGACTCTCGTTTCGATGTAGCGGTCGTGGCGAGATTGTTGTTTACCCTCGGCGCTGTCGCTGTGCGCGAACAACTGGCGGAGGAGGTGCCTGCATGAATGTACGCAAGCGCGCTTTTGTGAATGTTTTCTTACTCCTGTTGCTGGTCGCAGTGGCAAGCACGAGCTGGTTCCTACGAAGTTCGGTTTCCAACACGAATTACGAATTTCTGCCCGATATGGCGCATTCGCCCCGATTTGCCGCGTATTCTAGTAACCCCAATTTCTCGGATGGGCAAACCTTGCAGGCACCGCCAACAGGAACCATCCCGCGAGAACATCAGGTTCTTCATTACACCTCGGCCCAGGCAGACGCATTGCGTGCCGGCGCAGAGCTGAGCAATCCATACGGCCCTGGCACGAACAATTCACTCCAGCGGGGTGCCAAGGTGTTCGGTAACTACTGCGTCGTTTGCCATGGCTCTGACGGTGCTGGAATGGGACCCGTTGCACAGCGAGGCTTTCCCCCGCCCCCCTCTCTCTTGTTGCCTCATGCTGTGCAGATGAGAGACGGCCAGATGTTCCATGTCCTTACTTACGGACAGAACAACATGCCGGCTTATGCCAGCCAACTGACAGAAGAGGATCGATGGAACGTCATCACTCACGTGCGTTCCATGCAGAACGCTTCCTTGAAAATGAGCGCTGCACAGACACCTCCGGCTGTGCCGAAGGGAGAAGCGCAATGACTACTTCGGATTTTTCTTTCAGTGCACCAAGAGCACTTTTGAACAAGCTTCGTTTGTTCCTCGCGGCAGGCGCAACCATTCTCATCGCGGCCATCTTTGTCGCACCTCCCAGAGGTTGGAGTGGCATTCTCCTCGGCAGTTACTACCTGGTCTCACTCGGTCTTGCGGCCATCGTGTTTATCGCTTTGCAGTACGTGAGCGGCGCCAGTTGGGGGGTGGCGCTGCGACGAATTCCTGAAGCGATGACGGCCGCTATTCCGCTGGGCGGAGTTGGGATCCTTGCCGTTCTGTTTTTCTATCCTGAGATATATCCCTGGGCGAACGCGGAAGTTCACAACAACCTGCCCGCATTCAAGCAGTTATGGCTCGGTCTTGGCTTCGTTCGGCTCCGTGCAATCGCTTACATCCTGCTATGGATAGCGTTCGCTTTTATGCTGTTGCGCCGCTCTCGCCGGCAGGACAGCGATGCGCGGTTCTCGCACACTCGGGCCAATATTCGAATATCTGCCATGTTCATTGTTGTGTTTGCTATCACTTTTTGGCTGGCGAGCGTGGATTGGATAATGTCACTGGAGCCAGACTGGGCAAGCACAATTTTCGGCATGTACACCTTTGCCGGCCTTTTTGTCAGTGGACTGGCTTCCATCACCTTGTTATCGGTTTGGCTTCAACGGCGTAAGCCGATGAATTCAATCATCACGCATCATCATCTGCACGATTGCGGCAAGCTCATTTTCGCGTTCAGCACATTCTGGATGTATCTGTGGTTCAGCCAGTACATGCTCATCTGGTACGCCAATCTTCCAGAAGAGACAGGGTATTACGTTCACCGATTGCATGGCTTCTGGCAACCTCTGTTCTTGCTGAACTTGGCACTGAACTGGGTTGTTCCATTTTTCGTGCTACTGCCGAAAAGAAATAAGCAGAATCCAGACGTGCTTCTGCGCGTTTCCATCGCCCTGGTGGTGGGTCACTGGCTGGATCTCTACCTTTTGATAGCTCCGCCGATTATCGGCTCGCAGCCTCGACTCGGCGTTTGGGAAATCGGCTGTGCCGCGACAGTGGTGGGCGTCTTCGGACTCTCGTTCTTCTCGGCTTTCAAACGTGTCCCGGTTGTGCCAACCGGTGACCCGTACTTGGCCGAAAGCGTCGAGTATCACGCCTAGGCAAGAACGACGATGTAACATGCGTGGACAACAGAAGGTTGAATCAGTCAAGGCGTTTCGCGCGGCCCCTGAGGTTGCGAGGGAACTCGAGGGTATTGGAAGGAAGTGTGAAGCACGAACTGGATCGATCCTGTTCAGACGCGGACAGGTCAGCAAAGGTCTTTACGTTGTATTGAGTGGGAGAGCTGTACTATCGTCGGGAGAGGATCCAACGCGCATCGTGCGAGTCGCGGATAAAGGCTGCCTGTTGGGTCTCCCAGCCACGGTAAGCGGTCGCCCGTACAGCTTGACGGCCGAGATAGTTACTCACACCAAGCTGAGCTTTATATCAACCAAGCGGTTTCGCAGACTCTTGGTCGACAAACCTGCTTTGGGATTCAAGATCCTAGAAATGCTAGCGAGCGAAGTCTCAGTACTTCGGAAATTGACCGTGTATAAGGTGTAGCAGAATCTCGTCCCGAGGCGCTCAGCGAGTCGTTCGAGTTAGTGGAAACGGTCACGAAGCAGAAACGTACCGTCACCGATCCGGCACATCTCGGAAATCAAGGATAGAAGGGCCGCAAGCAACGTCGAAAAACGATAGGACCGTGCCTCGGCCGACGGAATCGCTGTGTCTCTTTCTGCAAATATCGCGAAACGTTTTTCGCCGATTTGCCCTCCATTAAGAGTGGAGTAATTTTCGGCTTGCGTGAGTAGTCGATGTAATTGCCACATATATTGCGCGTAAGTTATTGGCATTAAAGGAGCAACATGCCCGAATATCTGACGGAGTTTAAGCATAAGGAGGATGTTGCGGCTGGCACGATGGCATTTCATTTCCGAAAACCTGACGGATTCCAATTTCGTGCTGGGCAGGCAATCGATGTTACGCTGATTGATCCGCCTGAGACCGATGCCGAGGGAAACACACGCGCGTTTTCCATCGCTAGTGCCCCGTCCGACCCCGACCTGGTTATTGCCACGCGCATGCGCAACAGCGCGTTCAAGCGAGTGCTCAAAGTCGCTGGGCCAGGTCTGAAAGTCAAGCTCGACGGCCCCACTGGATCACTTACGCTTCACAAGAATTCGAACAAATCGGCCGTCTTTCTGGCTGGCGGCATTGGGATCACGCCGTTTCGCAGCATGGCACGCGATGCTGCGTCTCAGAAGCTTCCTCACGAGATCTTCCTGTTCTATTCAAATCGTCGGCCGGTGGACGCTGCCTTTCTTCAGGAGCTTCAGCAGCTACAGAGAACAAATCCGCACTTTCACCTGGTGGCGACGATGACGAAGACGGACAAGTCGCAATTGAATTGGAGTGGCGACACAGGGTATCTAACTGCCGAAAAACTCCAGCAACATCTTTCAGTGCTCCAGGGCCCGATTTATTACATCGCGGGTCCGCCGTCGATGGTGGCGGCCATGCGCACGATGCTGATTGAAGCAGCCGTTGACGAGGACGATATCCGTACCGAAGACTTCGCCGGATATTAAGCGTAATTGTTAGGCATATACTTATCTGGCTGCCATTTGGCTGCCAATAAGGGGAAAATGGCAGCCAATATCAA encodes:
- a CDS encoding 4Fe-4S dicluster domain-containing protein — its product is MNGNDRSRYWKGPDKSTVPGDGEFAEELPRGTFMLKRRDFLHVAGFAAAVAATTGCSRAPVQNAIPMLVQPEQLVPGTSLHYATTCGGCSAGCGVLAKVRDGRPIKLEGNPQHPLSRGGLCAVGQASLLGLYDSQRLKSPLRDGKEVAWEALDTEVTSAFSDLRAKGGSLRLLTGSITSPTTRSVVDQFLNTFPNAKHVQYDAVSYSAILDAHERTHNIRAVPHFHFDRAAVIVAVDADFLGTWLSPVEYTAAYREGRKLNGARSSCSWHVQFESRMSLTGSKADERYTIGPAERSELLRQIADRIESLANGRTGLPARQLSVPPSAIEKVARKLWETRGRSIVVSGSNDVDEQLVINRLNHLLGNYGTTVDLTSPSYQAVGSDQALSALFDELQQGKVDALLVAGVNPVFDLPFAIDAIKHVPLVISFAQRMDETSLLAKYVAPGPHFLETWSDAEPVAGIITSSQPMVQQFGQTRTLAKTLSKWMGTSASDQEIMRQYWKMAYFPRQKYAASFDAFWDRSIQDGFFELAPALRNVAAFHATPVGVEQKAASRESGAYSLVLYPTMAMRGGSEAYNSWLHELPDPITKVTWDNYACVSPATATKMGLAEGDVVRISSGQLSLELPTYIQPGQHNDVVAVPLGYGSVLSKRFANIGPHWIDALPSVGTDGCVGKNAAGFVVFAGTRRFELPVRIQKTGSRQILASTQLHHELSVPETLAKLNPEPRPIIQETTLAAYKQNPNAGVHEHEEREDLWPADHPYKGHRWAMVVDLEACSGCSACVIACQAENNIPVVGKDEIRRNREMHWMRIDRYYSNRPDGRVDVAFQPVMCQQCENAPCETVCPVLATVHSEEGLSQQVYNRCVGTRYCANNCPYKGRRFNWFNYSRDDKLQNLVLNPDVTVRSRGVMEKCSFCVQRIEAARIDAKCQGRDIADGDIQTACQQSCPAKAIYFGDINDPKSEVAKKMRDPRRYRVLSELNLRPAVGYLTIVRNRDENKGGEHHG
- a CDS encoding cytochrome c; the protein is MNVRKRAFVNVFLLLLLVAVASTSWFLRSSVSNTNYEFLPDMAHSPRFAAYSSNPNFSDGQTLQAPPTGTIPREHQVLHYTSAQADALRAGAELSNPYGPGTNNSLQRGAKVFGNYCVVCHGSDGAGMGPVAQRGFPPPPSLLLPHAVQMRDGQMFHVLTYGQNNMPAYASQLTEEDRWNVITHVRSMQNASLKMSAAQTPPAVPKGEAQ
- the nrfD gene encoding NrfD/PsrC family molybdoenzyme membrane anchor subunit, with product MADIAISPVAASTLDSAPRPLIEGRRSLSQVTRDVLAPMEGRPTALWFVALAASVTLLGLGATAVTYEIATGIGTWGLNRTVGWAFDITNFVFWIGIGHAGTLISAILFLLRQRWRTSVNRAAEAMTIFAVMCAGIFPIIHTGRPWFAYWMMPYPNFRGPLWVNFRSPLVWDFFAISTYFTVSAMFWYIGLLPDFATIRDKSASWWRRKIAGFLSLGWTGSYRTWQRYEVVYLMLAGLGTPLVISVHTIVSWDFATAVMPGWHATIFPPYFVAGAIFSGMAMVLTLMIIARKLMRLENYITLRHLGAMCKLVIATSGIVGLAYATEFFTAMYSGNQYEQFVFANRALGPFAWAYWVMVACNVIIPQLLWFPHIRTRVGAIFAISLFVNVGMWFERFVIIVTSLHRDFLPSNWSSYAPTRIEVATLLGSFGLFFTCFLLFCRFLPVIAVAEVKGVLKHTWPHSQVGDRDGNPVEVQHV
- a CDS encoding DUF3341 domain-containing protein encodes the protein MSSRRLIGVFENEEKTIQAIEASRQRGYKVVDVFGPHGSHEIERAMALSPSRIPWVVFAIGLLGAGLKVWFEFWTTAQDWPLNVGGKPFNSLPAFVPVTFEVMVLFAAVSAVISFFIVCRLFPGKKTQVPVEGITDDRFALVLEQTDSRFDVAVVARLLFTLGAVAVREQLAEEVPA
- a CDS encoding FAD-dependent oxidoreductase, yielding MPEYLTEFKHKEDVAAGTMAFHFRKPDGFQFRAGQAIDVTLIDPPETDAEGNTRAFSIASAPSDPDLVIATRMRNSAFKRVLKVAGPGLKVKLDGPTGSLTLHKNSNKSAVFLAGGIGITPFRSMARDAASQKLPHEIFLFYSNRRPVDAAFLQELQQLQRTNPHFHLVATMTKTDKSQLNWSGDTGYLTAEKLQQHLSVLQGPIYYIAGPPSMVAAMRTMLIEAAVDEDDIRTEDFAGY